Proteins found in one Bufo gargarizans isolate SCDJY-AF-19 unplaced genomic scaffold, ASM1485885v1 fragScaff_scaffold_574_pilon, whole genome shotgun sequence genomic segment:
- the CTDNEP1 gene encoding CTD nuclear envelope phosphatase 1: protein MYRTGGDISGMIQVMCGGDWDAEVYLLKGYLLFFSFAFFHIPQVIQYQTVRYDVLPLSPASRNRLNQVKRKVLVLDLDETLIHSHHDGVLRPTVRPGTPPDFILKVVIDKHPVRFFVHKRPHVDFFLEVVSQWYELVVFTASMEIYGSAVADKLDNNRGVLRRRFYRQHCTLELGSYIKDLSVVHSDLSSVVILDNSPGAYRSHPDNAIPIKSWFSDPSDTALLNLLPMLDALRFTADVRSVLSRNLHQHRLW from the exons ATGTACAGGACAGGGGGTGATATATCGGGTATGATACAGGTAATGTGTGGTGGTGACTGGGACGCTGAGGTTTATCTTTTAAAAGGATATTTACTTTTTTTCTCATTTGCTTTCTTTCATATCCCCCAGGTTATCCAGTATCAGACTGTCAGATATGACGTCCTCCCCCTGTCCCCTGCCTCCCGGAACCGCCTCA ACCAGGTGAAGAGGAAGGTCTTGGTTCTGGACTTGGATGAGACGTTGATCCACTCTCATCATGACGGAGTCCTGCGGCCGACGGTCCGTCCAGGGACCCCCCCGGATTTTATTTTAAAG GTGGTTATAGATAAGCACCCGGTGCGCTTCTTTGTACATAAACGGCCACACGTTGACTTCTTCCTGGAAGTG GTCAGTCAGTGGTACGAGCTCGTCGTCTTCACAGCCAGCATGGAGATCTATGGGTCAGCCGTGGCCGACAAACTGGACAACAATAGAGGCGTCCTGAGGAGGCGCTTCTACCGGCAG CACTGCACGCTGGAGCTCGGCAGTTATATTAAGGATCTCTCTGTAGTCCACAGCGACCTGTCCAGCGTGGTCATCCTGGACAACTCCCCGGGGGCCTATCGAAGTCATCCAG ACAATGCAATTCCGATCAAGTCCTGGTTCAGTGACCCCAGTGACACGGCTCTTCTCAACCTGCTGCCCATGCTGGACGCCTTGAG GTTCACCGCTGATGTCCGCTCCGTCCTGAGTCGTAATCTTCACCAGCACCGGCTGTGGTGA